One window of the Cherax quadricarinatus isolate ZL_2023a chromosome 41, ASM3850222v1, whole genome shotgun sequence genome contains the following:
- the LOC128695794 gene encoding vitellogenin-like yields MTTSTVLVVLALVAGAATAPYEGDAAVCSRECPIAGSPKLFYQEGKTYTYKYSGNSKIQLKGTEGALSETKWSKRVELSWISPCDMVISLKETNVDGSRAPDAARFLERYPLVVAVSDGKVQHVCSHPDDDTWSVNIKKGVASVFQNSLPSNSTVNSGRNITEMDVVGKCPTRYEVENHGDSVIMWKEKNHRLCKESYPTPAETQVPWLRGPLPLEESKSKCKQEIRDGIYSTITCEDKKVVRPSYGFYQYVEAKQESTLKYLSESSERSPNIPQGNMIRKSLKYDYDTPKKDPSMVAQLDQLMGQVCERTRDIVERDAAALVARAAQLLRMVPEEVVEQTLEKIRSGQYCQDPKKLEELFLDAVSFVHESGAVKVMVKELVSERSTSSRVVLYTTAFYLLPRPCIHAMMALKPLFESTRPLAMPTLAAASMVNTYCRHNHNCHEQAPVRSLVEALGNKLRRQCSASNDEHTVKAALTTLKALGNMGVMTQEVTTSVLRCMETEGVEKRIRVAAAQAFRQTKCHSSPTEQLVNIAVSPTKDTEVRIASYLMAVRCATKKDFEKIVSKISFEQNTQVRGFILSHLLNLQETKVPHKEHLRYNLTNVLLPRDFKQDITKYSRNIDLSYFSPYLGIGAGLESNIIYAPGSFIPRSIDFNLTAALEGISMNIGEVGARFEGLDPFIEKLFGPESYFQKASYKQIFSEMTSLFHEKKNKFLEHFHGDFKHKRSIDMSTLSNFFHNLYSDESRLAKADVFARFMGQEISFASLAGDLTDISADRFIEAFFSYFNDIVDQMKHLNINSARTAQLHLDYYFPTIQGTPFKLKMDGTAVLGMQIEGNLNLVNMIANWKKGESILKLVPSLSVEVDGFVGYDCHISKTGLEMKNTISSSNGVSFMVRPKNNNELELELDIPAKMDFIDIESKIHFIKEVKGKPKTTVSVSPSSEDEVTHQSCSNSLESGIGIKLCYKFNFFDILRSNSFLQGTPFVAKLFLEKVDPSVKGYIVKTAIQGDSNRKLIKMKLEVPGATTARDVETVVSYTKEEDSYKISAELGFSDVSSKFGAHFTNKVNQKGVQAFAKYKSSDTEIFHAIKADIMARSTTEDMEYHVTMYVSRSEDFSPQSQVIEWKFSKKNNGPEISLDILAKTKNAWKSYIDLNLEGGVDLRYASHSRVPLPRKLRKFEFHTGLGGWKVISFVRQTSESGDKVEFSSAFKIARRNEDFISLEATHTTQGRLYTDFVCKTTAKVKMGRAEYKAASSIYYEHGKKGVSLQVIRSEDNVKVADLEATRVCTIQSCRIYAAMDMPDYMKVLKFECKEEEQGPGRYVVEAAIQHGDLVIFQAEGPVTAKISSDSAKLQTDIRFITISRQPFKLSSNFVFAKNKQVLSLELIKQREPVFVAEWNIKSGSSQGTTIGIKFQLPALVDKKLDAIISNKLIHVSFDTQFLPKSSAPRRIKAFTDIDFENKKWMADFAWDADRDQSKKIILDTNVISNPSNPGRVSIHGNVKCMNEMYHVKLDIEAENLRQYRYGENGFNLELTSPQRSLEWKLNTNVESRSAKVDMNLQCKFQDDREYRLTSVVDIEKLGSPYSYKLESEMSFTSPGGQETTVHAEAKHQVTSEEREIYYKASVRTPALRRSLVLEMSSVSQELSYSLKALTERDSPATMINWEMKLYPEGGVEKFVSSVDMNALRDFLKSALEIVAIEGEEYSSGSGKYGKGKYGFHYHKPTPSSYSMKIESPSRTLEGEAEYSPSRSSFKFYPDSDKSEAKYEITGESSHNYWDQVSKYEGRLSHPGMSKDIRVKVEHSYSGQTMRGSLELDIFPDTEDKITGTLKSTMIANNTVRIEASLTTRILRVHPKVTVMAAYSQNTTGIDVQFQKSPSSPVSFQVSALYDRIFTGDATMTFRVINEEDAVVDIAGVMGPEKDPECNGVNIKGVAYASPIGSYDIHSKLCRPFFFELISKKQESQKEFITKLGLQYPNRAEISLSESNLDQPWRNAIAMARVKLPSPTVAEVHFVYESENMHTVKGALKEDWQRVMESAHSWADSVSRYLEEQAQQQGTTFPNPEIETLLEEVKHDLREIYHDLIYKEIIPHYEAFREFLRRPPASYVIQFSSSILSGIAKIQRDLRSRLLHEVLAWQEEFKDITERIIELLVKATRWVETGEIPEPVRRLLEQLQETRIFRMFKRDVDAFIRRYPEEYEAIQEMVAKVKDTLQEDFENVLIRISKIKVVENTIKWILKDLSNENMIANKVEEYISEIIQEAIWALGVETNESEMKFKMHLHKPVYSLIQLLQEVHLTPIYYLEKLALVHDRLIPFPINNVIWAYYTLLPRHMTELLPPYNRTAMVVSDTEILTFDGALLRAPRSPCQVVLAVYANNKLTMAHPQSSAPPQITFSTGSTTVTVKPDFRVNVNGHEMNRQQLAAGDVFIQKSPREVNVTSPFMTVRVFRQERVVSVNVSGWTFGRIAGLLGTYDGEVGNDWFTPSGRNASSLQELVSSWQEDKQCQTPSISPYNHNNVPVEKDIHCNALVGIRSRCYPMVHPGSFIKMCHAARQPCDAAQAYRIICSNKGVNLMVPPSC; encoded by the exons ATGACCACCTCCACAGTTCTTGTTGTCCTCGCCCTGGTGGCAGGGGCTGCCACAG CACCGTATGAAGGAGATGCAGCCGTATGCTCCAGGGAATGTCCCATCGCAGGCTCTCCCAAACTCTTCTACCAAGAAGGAAAGACCTACACCTACAAGTATTCCGGGAATTCAAAGATCCAGCTGAAGGGCACGGAAGGTGCACTGTCAGAGACGAAATGGTCCAAGCGAGTTGAACTGTCATGGATCAGTCCCTGTGACATGGTCATCTCCTTAAAGGAAACGAATGTGGatggatctaggg CCCCAGACGCTGCCAGATTCCTGGAGAGGTACCCACTGGTGGTGGCTGTGAGCGATGGCAAAGTCCAGCATGTGTGTAGTCATCCTGACGACGATACCTGGTCCGTCAACATTAAAAAAGGCGTCGCCTCAGTCTTCCAGAATTCCCTCCCATCAAATTCCACAGTTAATTCAGGACGAAATATTACTGAG ATGGATGTAGTAGGGAAGTGTCCAACGAGGTATGAAGTAGAGAATCATGGAGACAGCGTTATTATGTGGAAGGAGAAGAATCACCGACTGTGCAAGGAAAGTTACCCCACCCCTGCTGAGACCCAGGTTCCCTGGCTCAGAGGTCCTCTGCCTCTGGAAGAGTCTAAGAGTAAGTGTAAACAAGAAATTAGAGATGGAATCTACTCCACCATCACTTGTGAGGATAAGAAAGTAGTCCGGCCCAGTTATGGATTCTATCAGTATGTTGAAGCCAAACAGGAGTCAACCCTGAAATATCTATCCGAATCCAGTGAGCGTTCACCTAATATTCCTCAAGGTAACATGATCCGCAAGAGTCTCAAGTATGACTATGATACACCTAAGAAAGACCCGTCCATGGTAGCCCAGTTGGATCAGCTCATGGGGCAGGTCTGTGAGAGGACCAGAGATATTGTTGAACGTGATGCTGCTGCTTTGGTAGCCAGGGCAGCACAGCTGTTGCGTATGGTGCCCGAAGAGGTAGTGGAACAAACCTTGGAAAAAATTCGCAGTGGCCAATACTGTCAAGATCCAAAGAAGCTGGAAGAACTTTTCTTGGATGCTGTTAGCTTCGTCCACGAGTCTGGTGCAGTAAAAGTTATGGTGAAGGAGCTGGTGAGCGAACGTTCCACAAGTAGTCGTGTTGTCCTCTACACTACTGCTTTCTACCTCCTTCCTCGTCCATGTATCCACGCCATGATGGCGTTAAAACCATTGTTTGAATCCACCCGGCCTCTAGCAATGCCCACTCTGGCTGCTGCTTCTATGGTAAATACTTATTGTCGTCACAATCATAACTGTCATGAGCAAGCACCGGTCAGAAGCCTAGTTGAAGCTCTAGGCAATAAACTAAGAAGACAGTGTTCCGCTTCTAACGACGAACATACTGTAAAAGCTGCCCTAACAACACTCAAGGCTCTGGGTAACATGGGTGTGATGACCCAAGAGGTCACCACATCTGTCCTCAGGTGTATGGAGACTGAAGGAGTTGAGAAGAGGATCCGTGTGGCTGCGGCACAAGCCTTCAGACAAACAAAATGTCATAGCTCT CCAACCGAACAACTAGTCAATATAGCTGTGAGTCCTACCAAAGACACAGAAGTGCGCATTGCTTCTTATCTTATGGCGGTTCGATGTGCCACGAAGAAAGATTTTGAAAAAATTGTTAGCAAAATTTCCTTTGAACAAAACACACAGG TTCGTGGGTTCATATTGAGTCACCTATTGAATCTTCAAGAAACCAAAGTACCGCACAAGGAACACCTCAGATACAATTTGACGAATGTTCTTCTTCCAAGAGATTTTAAGCAAGACATCACAAAATATTCTCGCAATATAGACCTGTCTTATTTCTCCCCATATCTGGGAATTGGTGCTGGCCTGGAGTCCAACATCATCTACGCTCCAGGATCCTTCATCCCTCGATCTATTGACTTCAACCTCACTGCTGCTTTAGAGGGAATCTCAATGAACATAGGCGAGGTTGGTGCACGATTTGAAGGCCTAGATCCATTTATTGAGAAACTGTTTGGCCCAGAAAGTTACTTCCAGAAAGCTAGTTATAAACAAATATTCAGTGAAATGACATCATTGTTTCATGAAAAGAAAAACAAATTCCTAGAACATTTCCATGGAGACTTCAAACATAAAAGATCAATTGATATGTCTACATTGTCCAACTTCTTCCATAATCTCTACAGTGATGAATCAAGATTAGCCAAGGCTGATGTTTTTGCTCGCTTTATGGGCCAGGAGATAAGTTTTGCCTCATTAGCTGGAGACTTGACGGACATCAGTGCTGACAGATTTATAGAAGCCTTTTTCTCTTACTTCAATGACATCGTCGATCAAATGAAGCACTTAAACATCAATTCTGCCAGAACTGCTCAATTGCACTTGGACTATTATTTCCCCACCATCCAGGGCACTCCATTCAAGCTTAAGATGGACGGAACAGCTGTTTTAGGAATGCAGATTGAGGGAAATCTCAACCTTGTAAATATGATAGCTAACTGGAAAAAAGGTGAAAGTATCTTGAAGCTTGTTCCCAGTTTGTCTGTGGAGGTTGATGGCTTCGTTGGTTATGACTGTCATATCTCTAAGACAGGCCTCGAAATGAAAAATACGATCTCCAGTAGCAATGGTGTCTCCTTTATGGTGAGACCAAAGAACAATAATGAACTAGAACTTGAACTGGACATCCCAGCCAAGATGGACTTCATTGATATAGAGAGTAAAATTCACTTTATAAAAGAGGTAAAAGGAAAACCTAAAACAACTGTCTCAGTTTCACCATCAAGTGAGGACGAAGTCACACATCAGTCTTGTTCCAACTCACTTGAGTCAGGTATTGGTATTAAACTTTGCTACAAATTCAATTTCTTCGACATACTCCGTAGCAACAGTTTCCTACAGGGTACGCCATTTGTTGCAAAGTTATTCTTGGAGAAAGTTGATCCCTCAGTGAAAGGATATATCGTGAAAACAGCAATTCAGGGCGACAGCAACAGAAAATTGATTAAAATGAAGCTAGAAGTGCCTGGAGCCACTACTGCAAGGGACGTTGAAACCGTTGTGTCCTATACCAAAGAAGAAGATTCCTACAAGATTTCAGCAGAGCTGGGATTCTCTGACGTTAGCAGCAAGTTCGGTGCCCACTTTACCAACAAGGTAAACCAGAAAGGTGTCCAAGCTTTTGCTAAATACAAGTCTAGTGATACAGAAATATTCCACGCAATAAAAGCAGATATTATGGCCAGGTCAACAACAGAGGACATGGAATACCACGTAACAATGTACGTCAGCAGAAGCGAAGATTTCTCCCCTCAGTCTCAAGTCATCGAGTGGAAATTTAGCAAGAAAAATAATGGCCCTGAAATATCACTGGATATTTTAGCAAAGACAAAGAATGCATGGAAAAGTTACATTGACCTGAACCTAGAGG GTGGAGTGGACCTGAGGTACGCTTCACACTCCCGCGTGCCTctaccaagaaagctacgcaaaTTTGAGTTCCACACCGGCTTGGGAGGCTGGAAGGTCATATCATTTGTCCGTCAGACATCAGAGTCTGGCGACAAGGTTGAATTTTCTTCTGCCTTCAAGATAGCTCGCAGGAATGAAGACTTTATCTCTCTTGaggccacccacactacacaaggAAGACTCTACACGGACTTTGTTTGCAAGACAACAGCTAAAG TGAAAATGGGCCGCGCTGAGTACAAAGCAGCTTCCAGTATCTACTATGAACATGGGAAGAAGGGAGTATCTTTACAAGTAATTCGTTCTGAAGATAATGTGAAGGTGGCTGACCTTGAAGCTACCCGAGTTTGCACTATACAGTCGTGCAGAATTTATGCTGCG ATGGACATGCCGGACTACATGAAAGTCCTCAAGTTTGAGTGCAAGGAAGAAGAGCAGGGGCCAGGTCGCTACGTGGTTGAGGCTGCAATCCAACACGGAGATCTAGTCATATTTCAAGCAGAAGGACCAGTCACCGCCAAGATCTCATCAGACTCTGCCAAACTTCAAACTGATATTAGATTTATTACCATAAGCAGACAGCCATTCAAATTATCTTCCAATTTTGTGTTTGCTAAAAACAAACAAGTTTTGTCATTGGAACTTATTAAACAACGAGAGCCAGTCTTTGTGGCTGAATGGAACATAAAATCTGGTTCCTCTCAAGGAACTACTATTGGAATTAAGTTCCAACTGCCAGCCTTGGTAGATAAGAAACTTGATGCCATTATCAGCAATAAGCTAATCCATGTTAGTTTCGACACTCAATTTTTACCGAAGAGTTCGGCCCCTCGTAGAATAAAAGCGTTTACTGACATTGACTTCGAAAACAAGAAGTGGATGGCTGACTTCGCCTGGGATGCTGATCGTGACCAAAGTAAAAAGATCATTCTTGACACTAACGTGATTAGCAACCCATCCAACCCAGGAAGAGTCTCCATCCA TGGCAATGTCAAGTGCATGAATGAGATGTACCACGTCAAACTTGATATAGAGGCAGAAAATCTACGACAATACCGCTATGGAGAGAATGGCTTCAACCTGGAGCTAACGTCACCACAGAGGAGCTTGGAATGGAAGTTAAACACTAACGTTGAATCCAGGTCCGCAAAAGTAGATATGAACCTTCAATGCAAGTTCCAGGATGACAGGGAATACAGATTGACAAGTGTTGTGGATATTGAAAAGCTTGGTAGTCCATACAGCTACAAGCTGGAGTCTGAGATGAGCTTCACATCACCAGGAGGACAGGAGACTACAGTTCACGCTGAGGCGAAACACCAAGTTACTTCAGAGGAACGTGAAATATATTATAAG GCAAGTGTAAGGACTCCTGCTTTGAGAAGATCTCTTGTGCTGGAGATGTCATCAGTTAGCCAAGAGTTATCCTACAGTTTGAAAGCCCTGACGGAGAGGGACTCCCCTGCCACCATGATCAATTGGGAAATGAAACTTTATCCTGAAGGAGGAGTTGAAAAGTTTGTGTCATCCGTGGATATGAATGCTCTTCGTGATTTCCTCAAGTCCGCTCTTGAGATTGTTGCCATAGAAGGTGAGGAATATTCTTCCGGAAGTGGAAAATATGGAAAAGGCAAATATGGATTCCACTACCACAAGCCTACACCATCCTCCTACTCTATGAAAATTGAGTCTCCATCCCGCACTCTGGAGGGTGAAGCTGAGTATTCTCCTTCAAGGTCAAGTTTCAAGTTCTATCCTGACAGTGACAAAAGTGAGGCCAAATATGAAATCACTGGAGAATCTTCACACAACTACTGGGATCAGGTATCGAAGTACGAAGGCCGATTGAGTCACCCAGGTATGTCCAAGGATATCAGAGTTAAGGTTGAACATTCATACAGTGGACAGACCATGCGAGGCTCACTAGAGCTGGACATCTTCCCCGACACAGAAGATAAAATTACAGGCACGCTAAAGTCAACCATGATCGCCAACAACACTGTCAGAATTGAAGCATCACTAACTACCAGG ATACTGAGAGTGCACCCCAAAGTCACCGTAATGGCAGCTTATTCTCAAAATACGACTGGCATTGATGTGCAGTTCCAGAAGTCTCCCTCTTCACCTGTATCCTTCCAAGTGTCGGCCCTGTACGACCGAATTTTCACTGGAGATGCAACAATGACTTTCCGTGTGATTAACGAGGAAGACGCTGTGGTGGACATAGCTGGTGTGATGGGGCCAGAAAAAGATCCTGAGTGTAACGGCGTCAACATCAAGGGTGTGGCTTACGCTTCTCCCATCGGAAGTTATGATATTCACTCCAAACTTTGTAGACCATTCTTCTTCGAACTGATTTCGAAGAAACAAGAAAGTCAAAAGGAATTCATAACGAAACTTGGCCTGCAATATCCGAACAGAGCTGAGATTAGCTTATCGGAAAGTAACCTGGATCAACCGTGGAGAAACGCAATAGCAATGGCCCGTGTCAAACTTCCCTCTCCTACTGTTGCTGAAGTTCACTTCGTTTACGAATCTGAAAATATGCACACGGTGAAG GGCGCTTTGAAGGAAGACTGGCAGAGAGTGATGGAGTCTGCTCACTCATGGGCTGACAGTGTGTCTAGATATCTGGAGGAACAAGCACAGCAACAAGGCACTACCTTCCCTAACCCAGAGATCGAAACACTTCTCGAAGAAGTCAAACATGATCTTAGGGAAATATATCATGATCTGATTTATAAAGAAATCATCCCACATTATGAGGCTTTCCGTGAATTCCTAAGGCGTCCGCCAGCTTCGTACGTTATACAATTTTCTTCAAGCATCCTCTCAGGTATAGCCAAGATACAGAGAGACCTAAGAAGTCGTCTTCTCCATGAGGTTCTAGCTTGGCAAGAAGAATTTAAGGATATCACAGAGCGCATCATTGAAC TTTTGGTGAAGGCTACGCGTTGGGTGGAGACCGGTGAGATTCCAGAGCCAGTGCGTCGCCTACTGGAACAGCTGCAAGAAACTAGGATCTTCAGAATGTTTAAGAGGGACGTCGACGCCTTTATTCGGCGATACCCGGAGGAGTACGAGGCCATCCAGGAGATGGTGGCCAAGGTCAAGGATACCCTCCAGGAAGATTTTGAGAACGTTCTCATTAGGATCTCAAAGATTAAAGTTGTTGAAAATACGATCAAGTGGATTCTTAAAGACCTCAGCAAT GAAAACATGATTGCCAATAAGGTGGAGGAGTATATTAGTGAAATCATTCAGGAAGCTATCTGGGCTCTTGGTGTGGAAACAAATGAAAGCGAAATGAAATTCAAAATGCATTTGCATAAGCCAGTTTATTCTTTGATTCAGTTACTGCAGGAGGTTCATTTAACTCCAATCTATTATCTTGAAAAACTGGCCTTGGTTCATGACCGCCTCATTCCCTTCCCCATCAACAACGTAATCTGGGCATACTACACGTTGCTGCCCCGCCATATGACAGAGTTGTTGCCTCCTTACAACCGCACAGCCATGGTTGTCAGTGACACAGAGATCCTTACCTTTGATGGAGCTCTACTCCGTGCACCTCGTTCACCGTGTCAAGTTGTCTTGGCTGTATATGCCAACAACAAGCTTACCATGGCCCATCCACAATCATCAGCCCCGCCACAGATCACCTTTTCTACTGGctccactactgtcactgttaaGCCAGACTTCCGTGTTAACGTTAACGGACATGAGATGAACAGACAACAATTAGCTGCAGGTGATGTCTTTATTCAAAAGAGTCCCCGAGAAGTCAATGTAACATCACCCTTCATGACAGTCCGAGTATTCCGCCAAGAACGTGTAGTATCTGTGAACGTGTCTGGCTGGACCTTCGGCCGCATTGCAGGTCTTCTGGGTACTTATGATGGGGAAGTCGGTAATGACTGGTTTACACCATCGGGAAGGAATGCTTCCAGCCTTCAAGAGCTAGTGTCATCCTGGCAAGAGGACAAGCAGTGCCAgactccttccatctctccctacAACCATAACAATGTGCCAGTAGAAAAAGACATTCATTGTAATGCGCTTGTGGGAATTCGGTCCAGATGCTACCCTATGGTCCATCCGGGGTCCTTCATCAAAATGTGCCACGCCGCGCGCCAGCCTTGTGACGCTGCCCAAGCCTACCGCATCATCTGCTCTAACAAGGGTGTTAACCTGATGGTGCCGCCTAGCTGCTGA